The Pseudomonas orientalis genome contains a region encoding:
- a CDS encoding TetR/AcrR family transcriptional regulator codes for MSDNPVNTNSPGRPKDMAKRQAILESAKSLFLDKGYANTSMDAVALAAGVSKLTVYSHFTDKETLFTAAVVAKCEEQLPVMYFELPAGVPVATVLLNIARGFHRLINSEESVNLHRLMMTTGSQDVKLSQIFFEAGPMRMLQGMERLLGKIDQGGALSIDKPFKAAEHFFCLLKGTANFRLLYGCGGQLSEEAAEEHVREVVGLFMRAYGA; via the coding sequence ATGTCCGACAATCCTGTAAACACCAACAGTCCCGGGCGCCCCAAGGACATGGCAAAACGCCAAGCTATCCTTGAATCCGCGAAATCGCTGTTCCTTGACAAGGGTTACGCCAATACCAGCATGGACGCCGTGGCTCTTGCGGCCGGCGTATCTAAACTCACCGTCTATAGCCACTTCACCGACAAAGAGACCCTGTTCACCGCGGCGGTGGTGGCCAAGTGTGAAGAGCAATTGCCGGTGATGTACTTCGAGCTGCCTGCAGGCGTGCCTGTAGCCACCGTGTTGCTGAACATCGCGCGGGGCTTCCATCGGTTGATCAACAGTGAAGAGTCGGTGAACCTGCATCGCTTGATGATGACCACTGGCAGTCAGGACGTGAAACTCTCACAGATCTTCTTTGAAGCCGGCCCTATGCGCATGCTGCAAGGTATGGAGCGCCTGCTCGGCAAGATTGACCAGGGCGGCGCCCTGAGCATCGACAAACCCTTCAAGGCCGCGGAGCACTTTTTTTGCCTGCTCAAGGGCACGGCAAATTTCCGTTTGCTGTATGGCTGCGGCGGGCAACTGAGCGAAGAAGCGGCCGAAGAGCATGTTCGGGAGGTGGTGGGGTTGTTTATGCGGGCGTATGGGGCGTAG
- a CDS encoding efflux RND transporter periplasmic adaptor subunit produces MRSTFLPFALPVSLMFLLAACGHEEAAPTAPRPAMVVQPQPLAQAMDSYPGEVRARYEPDLAFRIGGKVSKRLVEEGERVKANQPLAELDPQDVRLQLEATRAQVAGAEANLSLVRAERDRYKTLMDRQMVSRSQYDNSENLYRAGVARLKQIKAEFDVSSNQAGYAVLRAPQDGVVAKRAVEVGQVVAAGQTVFTLATDGEREVVISLPEQGFGRFKIGQPVSVELWSQPDQRFAGRIRELSPAADPRSRTFAARVAFTGGKVPAELGQSARVFIPVDGVMPLSVPLSALSAENGTSYVWRVAPDNTLKRTPVRIGAFGEKSVPVLEGLAPTDWVVAAGVHVLHEGQQVRPVDRANRVVNLAAKE; encoded by the coding sequence ATGCGCAGCACTTTCCTGCCCTTTGCTTTGCCTGTCAGCCTGATGTTCCTGTTGGCCGCGTGCGGCCATGAAGAAGCGGCCCCCACTGCCCCTCGCCCGGCCATGGTGGTGCAACCTCAGCCCTTGGCACAGGCAATGGACAGTTATCCTGGTGAAGTGCGTGCCCGCTATGAACCGGACCTGGCTTTCCGCATCGGTGGCAAAGTCAGCAAGCGCCTGGTGGAGGAGGGCGAGCGGGTCAAGGCCAACCAGCCCCTGGCCGAGCTCGACCCACAGGATGTACGCCTGCAACTGGAAGCCACCCGTGCCCAGGTGGCTGGCGCCGAGGCCAATCTGAGCCTGGTGCGCGCCGAGCGTGACCGCTACAAGACCCTGATGGATCGTCAGATGGTCAGCCGATCCCAGTACGACAATTCCGAAAATCTCTATCGAGCCGGTGTGGCACGCCTCAAGCAGATCAAGGCTGAGTTCGACGTGTCCAGCAACCAGGCCGGGTATGCGGTGCTGCGTGCGCCCCAGGATGGTGTCGTCGCCAAGCGTGCGGTGGAAGTGGGCCAGGTCGTCGCCGCCGGCCAAACCGTGTTCACCCTGGCCACCGATGGCGAGCGTGAAGTAGTGATCAGCCTGCCGGAGCAAGGTTTCGGCCGCTTCAAGATCGGCCAGCCGGTCTCGGTTGAGCTGTGGAGCCAGCCGGATCAACGCTTTGCCGGACGCATTCGCGAGCTGTCGCCCGCCGCCGATCCGAGGTCGCGCACCTTCGCCGCACGGGTGGCATTCACTGGCGGCAAAGTCCCTGCAGAACTCGGGCAGAGCGCTCGGGTATTCATACCGGTTGACGGGGTGATGCCGTTGTCGGTGCCGCTGTCTGCCCTGAGTGCGGAGAACGGCACGTCTTATGTCTGGCGTGTGGCGCCGGACAACACCCTCAAGCGCACCCCCGTGCGCATCGGCGCGTTTGGCGAAAAGAGCGTGCCGGTACTGGAAGGCCTGGCGCCCACCGACTGGGTGGTTGCGGCGGGCGTGCATGTGCTCCATGAGGGCCAGCAAGTGCGCCCGGTGGATCGCGCCAACCGCGTGGTGAATCTGGCGGCCAAGGAGTAG
- a CDS encoding efflux RND transporter permease subunit gives MGFNLSEWALRNRQIVLFLMILLAVVGTLSYTKLGQSEDPPFTFKAMVIKTNWPGATAQEVSRQVTERIEKKLMETGEYERIVSFSRPGESQVTFIARDAMHSAQIPELWYQVRKKISDIRQTLPPDIQGPFFNDEFGTTFGNIYALTGDGFDYAVLKDYADRIQIQLQRVPDVGKVELLGLQDEKIWIELSNLKLATLGLPLAAVQQALQEQNAVSTAGFFETPSERVQLRVSGNFKSVEEIRNFPIRVADRTFRIGDVADIHRGFNDPPAPRMRYMGADAIGLAVAMREGGDILVLGKALEHEFARLQKNLPAGMELRKVSDQPAAVKTSVGEFVQVLAEALAIVLLVSFFSLGVRTGMVVALAIPLVLAMTFATMYYLGIGLHKISLGALVLALGLLVDDAIIAVEMMAIKMEQGYDRIKAASFAWTSTAFPMLTGTLITAAGFLPIATAQSSTGEYTRSIFQVVTIALLASWVAAVVFVPYLGEKLLPDLAKIHAAKHGTDGPDPYGTPFYQRVRRLVQWCVRRRKTVIVLTLLLFIGSVGLFRFVPQQFFPASGRLELMVDLKLAEGASLSNTADQVKRLETLLKAHAGIDNYVAYVGTGSPRFYLPLDQQLPAASFAQFVVLAHTIEERESLRTWLIATLDEQFPDLRSRVTRLENGPPVGYPVQFRVTGEHIDEVRALARKVAARVRENSHVVNVHLDWEEPSKIVYLNIDQDRARALGVSTANLSKFLQSSLTGSTVSQYREDNELIEILLRGTVHERTELSLLPSLAVPTDNGRSVTLAQIATLEYGFEEGIIWHRNRLPTVTVRADIYGKEQPATLVQQILPTLEGIRAELPDGYLLDVGGTVEDSARGQNSVKAGVPLFIVVVLTLLMLQLRSFSRTAMVFLTAPLGLIGVTLFLLVFRQPFGFVAMLGTIALSGMIMRNSVILVDQIEQDIKAGLTPWQAIIEATVRRFRPIVLTALAAVLAMIPLSRSVFFGPMAVAIMGGLIVATALTLLFLPALYAAWFRVKQE, from the coding sequence ATGGGTTTCAATCTTTCCGAGTGGGCGTTGCGTAATCGCCAGATCGTACTGTTCCTGATGATCCTGCTGGCGGTCGTCGGCACCTTGTCCTACACCAAACTGGGACAAAGCGAAGACCCTCCCTTCACCTTCAAGGCCATGGTGATCAAGACCAACTGGCCGGGGGCAACCGCCCAGGAAGTGTCTCGCCAGGTCACCGAGCGCATCGAGAAAAAACTCATGGAGACCGGCGAGTACGAGCGCATCGTCTCGTTCTCGCGGCCCGGCGAGTCCCAGGTGACCTTCATCGCGCGCGACGCCATGCACTCGGCGCAGATTCCCGAGCTGTGGTACCAGGTGCGCAAGAAGATCAGCGATATCCGTCAGACCTTGCCGCCGGATATCCAGGGGCCGTTTTTCAACGATGAGTTCGGCACCACGTTCGGCAATATCTACGCCTTGACCGGTGACGGTTTTGACTACGCCGTGCTCAAGGACTACGCCGACCGCATCCAGATTCAGCTGCAACGGGTGCCGGATGTGGGCAAGGTCGAGTTGCTCGGCCTGCAGGACGAGAAGATCTGGATCGAGCTGTCCAACCTCAAGCTCGCCACCCTCGGCCTGCCACTGGCCGCTGTGCAGCAAGCCTTGCAGGAGCAGAATGCGGTGTCGACCGCCGGCTTCTTTGAAACCCCGAGTGAACGGGTGCAACTGCGGGTGTCGGGCAACTTCAAGAGCGTGGAAGAGATCCGTAACTTCCCTATTCGGGTGGCGGACCGGACTTTCCGGATCGGCGATGTGGCCGATATCCACCGTGGTTTCAACGACCCACCGGCACCGCGCATGCGCTACATGGGCGCCGACGCCATCGGCCTGGCGGTGGCCATGCGTGAAGGTGGCGATATTCTGGTACTGGGCAAGGCACTGGAGCATGAATTCGCACGCTTGCAGAAGAACCTTCCGGCGGGCATGGAATTGCGCAAGGTTTCGGACCAGCCCGCAGCGGTGAAGACCAGTGTCGGCGAATTCGTCCAGGTGCTGGCCGAAGCCTTGGCCATCGTGTTGCTGGTGAGCTTCTTTTCTCTGGGGGTACGCACTGGCATGGTGGTGGCCCTGGCGATTCCGCTGGTGCTGGCCATGACCTTTGCCACCATGTATTACCTGGGTATCGGCCTGCACAAAATTTCCCTGGGCGCCCTGGTGCTAGCCCTGGGCTTGCTGGTGGATGACGCGATCATCGCGGTGGAGATGATGGCGATCAAAATGGAGCAGGGCTACGACCGGATCAAGGCCGCAAGCTTCGCCTGGACCAGCACCGCCTTCCCCATGCTGACCGGCACGTTGATCACCGCCGCAGGCTTTTTGCCGATTGCCACCGCGCAATCGAGTACCGGCGAGTACACCCGGTCGATCTTCCAAGTGGTGACCATTGCACTGCTGGCCTCATGGGTCGCTGCGGTGGTGTTTGTACCGTACCTGGGGGAAAAGCTGCTGCCGGACCTGGCGAAAATACATGCGGCCAAGCACGGCACCGACGGTCCGGACCCCTATGGCACGCCCTTCTATCAGCGTGTAAGACGTTTGGTGCAGTGGTGTGTACGTCGGCGCAAGACGGTGATTGTCCTGACCCTGTTGCTGTTTATCGGCTCGGTTGGGCTATTTCGTTTCGTGCCGCAACAGTTCTTCCCGGCCTCGGGTCGCCTGGAGCTGATGGTCGACCTGAAACTGGCCGAAGGCGCCTCCCTGAGCAACACCGCCGACCAGGTCAAACGCCTCGAGACCTTGCTCAAGGCACACGCTGGCATCGACAACTACGTCGCCTACGTGGGCACCGGTTCGCCGCGTTTCTACCTGCCGCTCGATCAGCAACTGCCGGCTGCCAGCTTCGCGCAATTTGTGGTGCTGGCCCACACCATCGAAGAGCGCGAAAGCCTGCGCACCTGGCTGATTGCAACCCTCGACGAACAGTTTCCCGACCTGCGCTCGCGCGTTACTCGCCTGGAGAATGGCCCTCCGGTGGGCTACCCGGTGCAGTTTCGCGTGACCGGCGAGCACATCGACGAAGTCCGCGCCCTGGCGCGGAAAGTCGCGGCCAGGGTTCGCGAAAATTCCCACGTGGTCAATGTGCACCTGGACTGGGAAGAGCCGAGCAAGATCGTCTATCTGAATATCGATCAGGACCGCGCCCGGGCGCTTGGCGTGAGTACCGCCAACCTGTCGAAATTCCTGCAAAGCTCCCTGACCGGCTCCACCGTCAGCCAGTACCGGGAGGATAACGAGTTGATCGAGATCCTTCTGCGCGGCACCGTCCATGAACGCACCGAGTTGTCGCTGCTGCCAAGCCTGGCGGTACCGACCGACAACGGTAGAAGTGTGACCCTGGCGCAGATTGCAACCCTCGAGTATGGCTTTGAAGAGGGCATCATCTGGCACCGTAACCGCCTGCCGACAGTGACCGTGCGTGCCGATATCTACGGCAAGGAACAACCTGCGACCCTGGTCCAGCAAATCCTCCCGACCCTCGAAGGTATACGTGCCGAGTTGCCGGATGGCTACCTGTTGGACGTCGGTGGCACGGTTGAAGACTCTGCGCGCGGACAGAACTCGGTGAAGGCCGGCGTGCCATTGTTCATCGTGGTCGTGCTGACCTTGCTGATGCTGCAACTGCGCAGCTTCTCACGCACGGCGATGGTGTTTCTGACCGCGCCCCTGGGCTTGATCGGCGTCACGTTGTTCCTGCTGGTGTTTCGTCAGCCGTTTGGTTTCGTGGCCATGCTCGGCACGATTGCCCTGTCGGGGATGATCATGCGCAACTCGGTGATATTGGTGGACCAGATCGAACAGGACATCAAGGCGGGGCTGACGCCATGGCAGGCGATCATTGAAGCGACTGTTCGGCGTTTCCGCCCGATCGTTCTGACGGCACTCGCGGCGGTGCTGGCGATGATTCCACTGTCACGCAGCGTATTCTTCGGGCCGATGGCGGTTGCAATCATGGGCGGGCTGATTGTGGCGACGGCGCTGACGCTGCTGTTTCTACCGGCGCTTTACGCGGCGTGGTTCAGGGTCAAACAGGAATGA
- a CDS encoding DUF4197 domain-containing protein has protein sequence MLRNPLRLTALFAGLLLGANVMALDLGSLSQGDASGGLKDALTQGAQIAVKQLGTPGGFSNNPEVKIGLPGKLGKVADKLKMFGMGDQVTQLETSMNKAAETAVTQAQPILVNAVKNMSVTDAKGILSGGQDSATQYLNKSSREQIRAKFLPIVKAATDKVGVAQQYNALAGKAAAFGAVDSKSANVENYVTEQALDGLFKMIAQQEETIRKNPAAAATSLAKKVFGAL, from the coding sequence ATGCTCCGTAACCCTCTTCGTCTCACCGCCCTGTTCGCCGGACTGCTGCTGGGCGCCAACGTCATGGCGCTGGACCTTGGCAGCCTGTCCCAGGGCGACGCCAGCGGCGGCCTGAAGGACGCCCTGACCCAAGGCGCACAGATCGCCGTGAAACAACTGGGCACGCCCGGCGGTTTCAGCAATAACCCCGAGGTGAAAATCGGCCTGCCGGGCAAGCTGGGCAAGGTCGCTGACAAGCTGAAGATGTTCGGCATGGGCGATCAGGTCACCCAGCTGGAAACCAGTATGAACAAAGCGGCGGAAACCGCCGTGACCCAGGCTCAGCCGATCCTGGTCAATGCCGTGAAAAACATGAGCGTGACCGATGCCAAAGGCATCCTCAGCGGTGGCCAGGACTCAGCCACCCAGTACCTGAACAAAAGCAGTCGCGAACAGATCCGCGCCAAATTCCTGCCCATCGTCAAGGCCGCAACCGACAAGGTCGGCGTGGCCCAGCAGTACAACGCACTGGCCGGCAAGGCGGCGGCGTTTGGTGCCGTGGATTCCAAGAGCGCCAACGTTGAAAACTACGTGACCGAACAGGCACTGGACGGCTTGTTCAAGATGATCGCGCAGCAGGAAGAAACGATTCGCAAGAATCCGGCAGCTGCCGCCACCAGCCTTGCCAAAAAAGTGTTTGGCGCACTGTAA
- a CDS encoding YbaY family lipoprotein, with amino-acid sequence MKKIILLGLTALLGACQSMPPAPTASLDGEVFYLQRIALPPTATLSVSLQDVSLMDAPAVVLAEQKGPIKGQVPLPFHLNYDPTQLKPGHSYSVSARIEVDGKLLFITTQRHAVQLNGQDPQPLRVRVDAAAH; translated from the coding sequence ATGAAAAAGATCATCCTCCTGGGCCTCACTGCCCTGCTCGGAGCCTGCCAATCCATGCCTCCTGCCCCAACGGCCAGCCTCGACGGCGAAGTGTTCTACCTGCAGCGCATCGCACTGCCGCCAACCGCCACCTTGAGCGTCAGCCTGCAGGATGTGTCCTTGATGGACGCTCCCGCCGTGGTCCTGGCCGAACAGAAAGGCCCGATCAAGGGCCAGGTGCCGCTGCCGTTTCACCTGAACTATGACCCGACTCAGCTCAAGCCTGGTCACAGCTACTCGGTCAGCGCTCGCATCGAGGTGGATGGCAAGCTACTGTTCATCACCACGCAGCGGCACGCGGTACAACTCAACGGCCAGGACCCACAGCCACTGCGCGTGCGTGTCGACGCGGCAGCCCACTGA
- the plsB gene encoding glycerol-3-phosphate 1-O-acyltransferase PlsB has translation MTRSPFRRLVFGTLRRLLYLWVRSETINQSSLTLNLDRSRPVFYVLQSPSMTELAVVDAECTKAGLPRPVLPVSVGPLMEPAAFFYLTPDPDWLGRQDKRGAPPTLTRLVNTLSEHAEENAQIIPVSVFWGQSPESESSPWKLLFADSWAVTGRLRRLLSILILGRKTRVQFSAPINLRELIEHNKGHERTVRMAQRILRVHFRNLKTAVIGPDLSHRRNLVKGLVNMPLVRQAIADEAEREKISPEKAKALALRYGNEIASDYTYTAIRFLEVVLSWFWNKIYDGIKVNNIEGVQQVAQGYEVIYVPCHRSHIDYLLLSYLLFKNGLTPPHIAAGINLNMPVIGSLLRRGGAFFMRRTFKGNPLYTSVFNEYLHTLFTKGFPVEYFVEGGRSRTGRMLQPKTGMLAITLRSFLRSSRMPIVFVPVYIGYERVLEGRTYLGELRGASKKKESIFDIFKVVGALKQRFGQVAVNFGEPIKLAEFLDREQPDWRAQELGPNFKPAWLNETTHRLSEKVARHLNEAAAVNPVNLVALALLSTTRLALDEQAMARQLDLYLALLRRVPYSPHTTLPEGDGLALIKHVKDMDLLSEQSDALGKIVYLDEQNAVLMTYYRNNVLHIFALPALLASFFQSSSRMSREQILRYTQALYPYLQSELFIRWSLEELDGVVDQWLEAFVEQGLLRFENGVYLRAAPSSRHFVLLTLLSKSIAQTLQRFYMAISLLLNSGQNSISAEELEDLCTIMAQRLSILHGLNAPEFFDKSLFRHFIQTLLEQDVLRRDEAGKLSYRDLLGELAEGAAKRVLPADIRLSIRQVALHRVDGAAEQAVEPAQIR, from the coding sequence ATGACCCGCTCCCCGTTCCGCCGTCTGGTGTTTGGCACCTTGCGCCGACTGTTGTATCTCTGGGTTCGCTCGGAGACGATCAACCAGTCGTCCCTAACCCTTAACCTGGACCGCAGCCGGCCGGTGTTCTACGTCCTGCAATCGCCCTCAATGACCGAATTGGCCGTGGTCGATGCCGAGTGCACCAAGGCCGGCCTGCCGCGCCCGGTGCTGCCGGTCTCGGTGGGCCCGTTGATGGAGCCTGCGGCGTTCTTCTACCTCACGCCCGACCCGGACTGGCTTGGCCGCCAGGACAAGCGCGGCGCACCGCCCACCCTGACGCGCCTGGTCAACACCCTGAGCGAACATGCCGAAGAGAATGCACAAATCATTCCGGTCAGCGTGTTCTGGGGCCAATCCCCCGAAAGCGAGTCCAGTCCCTGGAAGCTATTGTTCGCCGACAGTTGGGCGGTCACCGGGCGTCTGCGCCGGTTGTTGAGCATCCTGATCCTCGGTCGCAAGACCCGCGTGCAATTCTCCGCGCCCATCAACCTGCGTGAATTGATCGAGCACAATAAAGGGCACGAACGCACCGTAAGAATGGCCCAGCGCATCCTGCGTGTGCACTTTCGTAACCTCAAGACCGCCGTGATCGGCCCCGACCTGTCGCACCGGCGCAACCTGGTGAAGGGTCTGGTCAATATGCCCCTGGTGCGCCAGGCGATTGCCGATGAAGCCGAGCGCGAAAAGATTTCGCCGGAAAAAGCCAAGGCCCTGGCCCTGCGCTATGGCAACGAAATCGCCTCGGACTACACCTACACGGCGATCCGTTTTCTGGAAGTGGTACTGAGCTGGTTCTGGAACAAGATCTACGACGGCATCAAGGTCAATAACATCGAGGGTGTGCAACAGGTTGCCCAAGGCTACGAAGTGATCTACGTGCCGTGCCACCGCAGTCATATCGACTACCTGTTGCTGTCCTACCTGCTGTTCAAGAATGGCCTGACCCCGCCGCACATTGCCGCCGGCATCAACCTGAACATGCCGGTGATCGGCAGCCTGCTGCGCCGTGGCGGTGCGTTTTTCATGCGCCGTACCTTCAAGGGCAACCCCCTGTACACCTCGGTGTTCAACGAATACCTGCACACCCTGTTTACCAAGGGCTTCCCGGTGGAGTACTTCGTCGAAGGCGGACGCTCGCGCACCGGTCGCATGCTGCAGCCGAAAACCGGGATGCTGGCCATCACCCTGCGCAGTTTCCTGCGCTCTTCGCGCATGCCCATCGTGTTCGTGCCGGTGTACATCGGTTACGAACGCGTGCTCGAAGGCCGCACCTATCTCGGCGAACTGCGCGGTGCGAGCAAGAAGAAAGAGTCGATCTTCGATATTTTCAAAGTGGTGGGCGCGCTCAAGCAGCGCTTCGGCCAGGTGGCGGTCAACTTCGGCGAGCCGATCAAGCTGGCGGAGTTTCTCGACCGCGAGCAACCGGACTGGCGCGCCCAGGAACTGGGCCCGAACTTCAAGCCGGCGTGGCTGAATGAAACCACCCACCGCCTCAGCGAAAAGGTGGCCCGCCACCTCAACGAAGCCGCTGCGGTGAACCCGGTGAACCTGGTGGCGTTGGCGCTGCTGTCGACCACCCGCCTGGCCCTGGATGAGCAAGCCATGGCCCGCCAGTTGGACCTGTACCTGGCGCTGCTGCGCCGCGTGCCCTATTCACCGCACACCACCCTGCCGGAAGGCGATGGCCTGGCGCTGATCAAGCACGTCAAGGACATGGACCTGCTGTCGGAGCAAAGCGATGCCCTGGGCAAGATTGTCTATCTGGATGAGCAAAATGCCGTCCTGATGACCTATTACCGCAACAACGTGCTGCACATCTTCGCCCTGCCGGCGCTGCTGGCGAGCTTTTTCCAGAGCAGTTCGCGGATGAGCCGCGAGCAGATCCTGCGCTATACCCAGGCGCTCTATCCGTACCTGCAATCGGAGCTGTTTATCCGCTGGTCACTGGAAGAGCTCGATGGCGTGGTCGACCAGTGGCTGGAGGCCTTTGTCGAACAAGGCCTGCTGCGTTTTGAAAACGGCGTGTATCTGCGCGCGGCGCCGAGTTCGCGGCATTTTGTACTGCTGACGCTGCTGTCCAAGAGCATCGCCCAAACCCTGCAACGCTTCTACATGGCGATTTCGCTGTTGCTCAACAGCGGGCAGAACAGCATCAGCGCTGAAGAGCTGGAGGACCTGTGCACAATCATGGCCCAGCGCCTGTCGATCCTGCATGGCCTCAACGCCCCTGAATTCTTCGACAAGAGCCTTTTCCGACATTTCATCCAGACCTTGCTGGAGCAAGATGTGCTGCGCCGCGATGAAGCCGGCAAGCTGAGCTATCGCGATCTGCTTGGCGAACTGGCCGAAGGCGCGGCGAAACGTGTACTGCCGGCAGACATTCGCCTGTCGATTCGCCAGGTGGCGCTGCATCGCGTCGATGGCGCGGCCGAGCAAGCGGTGGAACCCGCGCAAATCCGCTAG
- a CDS encoding cold-shock protein, whose protein sequence is MTTRETGNVKWFNDAKGYGFIQREDGKDVFVHYRAIRGDGHRSLAEGQQVEYAVVTGEKGLQAEDVVGL, encoded by the coding sequence ATGACAACGCGCGAAACCGGCAACGTGAAGTGGTTCAACGATGCAAAGGGCTACGGCTTTATACAGCGTGAAGATGGCAAGGATGTGTTCGTGCACTACCGCGCCATTCGTGGTGACGGGCACCGCTCGTTGGCCGAGGGCCAGCAGGTGGAGTATGCCGTGGTGACCGGCGAGAAAGGCTTGCAGGCCGAGGATGTGGTGGGCCTGTAA
- a CDS encoding putative RNA methyltransferase → MLACPLCTAPLTAVDNGVACPAGHRFDRARQGYLNLLPVQHKNSRDPGDNLAMVEARRDFLNAGHYAPVARRLAELAAERAPQRWVDIGCGEGYYTAQIADALPRADGYALDISREAVKRACKRNPALTWLIASMARVPLADASCQFLASVFSPLDWQEAKRLLSPGGGLMKVGPTRGHLMELRERLYDEVREYTDDKHLALVPDGMHLAHSETLEFTLSLAEAADRANLLAMTPHGWRASAERRSEVIQAAEPLQVTVSMRYDYFVLQ, encoded by the coding sequence ATGCTTGCCTGCCCCCTCTGCACTGCCCCGCTCACTGCGGTGGACAATGGCGTGGCCTGCCCCGCCGGGCACCGTTTCGACCGCGCACGCCAGGGTTACCTCAACCTGCTGCCGGTGCAGCACAAGAACAGCCGCGACCCAGGCGATAACCTCGCCATGGTCGAGGCACGCCGTGATTTCCTCAACGCCGGCCACTACGCCCCGGTGGCCAGGCGCCTGGCTGAACTGGCCGCTGAACGCGCACCGCAACGCTGGGTGGACATTGGCTGTGGCGAGGGTTACTACACCGCGCAGATCGCCGATGCCCTGCCCCGCGCCGACGGCTACGCCCTGGATATTTCCAGGGAAGCGGTCAAGCGTGCATGCAAGCGCAACCCGGCGCTGACCTGGTTGATCGCCAGCATGGCCCGTGTACCGTTGGCCGACGCCAGCTGCCAGTTTCTCGCCAGCGTGTTCAGCCCGTTGGACTGGCAGGAAGCCAAGCGCCTGCTCAGCCCGGGCGGCGGCCTGATGAAGGTCGGTCCGACACGTGGTCATCTGATGGAACTGCGCGAGCGCTTGTACGACGAAGTACGCGAGTACACCGACGACAAACACCTGGCCCTGGTGCCGGATGGCATGCACCTGGCGCACAGCGAAACCCTAGAGTTCACCCTGAGCCTGGCCGAAGCCGCGGACCGCGCCAACCTGCTGGCCATGACCCCGCACGGCTGGCGCGCCAGTGCCGAGCGGCGCAGCGAGGTCATCCAAGCCGCCGAGCCGCTGCAGGTCACGGTGTCGATGCGCTACGATTATTTCGTGCTTCAATAA
- the dapE gene encoding succinyl-diaminopimelate desuccinylase, which produces MTAHADLSPTLQLAIDLIRRPSVTPIDADCQKLMMQRLGDAGFALEPMRIEDVDNFWATHGQHDGPVLCFAGHTDVVPTGPVQAWQNDPFDALIDEHGMLCGRGAADMKGSLAAMLVASERFVRDYPDHKGSVAFLITSDEEGPAHHGTKAVIERLAARKERLDWCIVGEPSSTTLVGDVVKNGRRGSLGATLTVRGVQGHVAYPHLAKNPIHIAAPALAELAAEHWDDGNTFFPPTSFQISNLNSGTGATNVIPGDLTAVFNFRFSTESTVEGLQQRVAAILDKHGLDWHVDWALSGLPFLTEPGALLDAVSASIKAITGRETKASTSGGTSDGRFIATLGTQVVELGPVNATIHQVNERILASDLDVLTEIYYQTLIKLLA; this is translated from the coding sequence ATGACGGCCCATGCCGACCTTTCGCCGACCCTTCAACTCGCCATCGACCTGATCCGTCGCCCATCGGTCACGCCGATCGATGCCGATTGCCAGAAGCTGATGATGCAGCGCCTGGGCGACGCCGGTTTCGCGCTCGAGCCGATGCGCATCGAGGACGTGGATAACTTCTGGGCCACCCATGGCCAACATGACGGCCCGGTGCTGTGCTTCGCCGGCCACACCGACGTGGTCCCCACCGGCCCGGTGCAGGCCTGGCAGAACGATCCGTTCGACGCGCTGATCGACGAGCACGGCATGCTGTGCGGGCGTGGCGCGGCGGATATGAAAGGCAGCCTGGCGGCGATGCTGGTGGCGTCGGAACGCTTCGTCAGGGATTACCCGGACCACAAGGGTTCGGTGGCTTTTTTGATCACCAGCGATGAAGAAGGCCCGGCGCACCATGGCACCAAGGCCGTGATCGAACGCCTGGCCGCGCGCAAGGAGCGCCTGGACTGGTGCATCGTCGGCGAACCGTCAAGCACCACTCTGGTGGGCGACGTGGTCAAGAACGGCCGTCGCGGCTCCCTCGGCGCCACCTTGACCGTACGCGGCGTCCAGGGCCACGTGGCCTACCCGCACCTGGCGAAGAACCCGATCCACATCGCCGCGCCGGCCCTGGCTGAACTGGCCGCCGAGCATTGGGATGACGGCAACACCTTCTTCCCGCCGACCAGTTTCCAGATCTCCAACCTCAATTCCGGCACCGGCGCCACCAACGTGATTCCCGGCGACCTGACGGCCGTGTTCAATTTCCGATTCTCCACCGAGTCCACCGTGGAAGGCTTGCAGCAGCGGGTCGCCGCGATTCTGGATAAACACGGCCTGGACTGGCATGTGGACTGGGCGCTGTCGGGCCTGCCCTTTCTCACCGAGCCGGGCGCATTGCTCGACGCGGTATCGGCCAGCATCAAGGCGATCACCGGGCGCGAGACCAAGGCGTCCACCAGTGGCGGTACGTCCGACGGCCGTTTCATCGCGACCCTGGGCACCCAGGTGGTCGAGCTGGGCCCGGTGAATGCGACGATCCATCAGGTCAACGAGCGCATCCTTGCCAGCGACCTCGATGTCTTGACCGAAATCTACTACCAGACCCTGATCAAGTTGCTCGCCTGA